Proteins from one Microcaecilia unicolor chromosome 2, aMicUni1.1, whole genome shotgun sequence genomic window:
- the ING2 gene encoding inhibitor of growth protein 2: protein MLAQQQSYYFYHCYLPGGGCAGESDGSLVNYVQEYLECVESLPLDIQRNVSLLREIDTKYREVLREIDDVCEKLKNESDETQKKRLQQHLQRALISSQELGDEKIQIVTQMVELVENRARLMEAHYKCFQDPSEMNQPEEKGKVDSSQPERASRRPRRQRSSDGRDLCHLSNGMEEGEELQPKEKRSKSAKKKKRSKTKQDRELSPIDFAVDPNEPTYCLCKQVSYGEMIGCDNGQCPIEWFHFSCVGLSYKPKGKWYCPQCRGDNEKTMDRSTDKMKKERRSR, encoded by the exons ATGCTCGCACAGCAGCAGAGTTATTATTTCTACCACTGTTATCTCCCCGGTGGTGGCTGTGCGGGGGAATCAGACGGCTCTCTAGTCAACTATGTACAGGAATATCTGGAATGTGTGGAGTCTCTGCCCTTGGACATCCAGAGGAACGTATCCTTACTTCGAGAGATCGACACCAAGTACCGAG AAGTATTGAGAGAAATTGATGATGTCTGTGAGAAACTTAAGAATGAAAGTGATGAAACTCAGAAGAAGCGCCTGCAGCAACATCTTCAGCGAGCACTGATTAGCAGCCAGGAACTTGGTGATGAGAAGATTCAGATAGTCACTCAGATGGTTGAGCTAGTGGAGAACCGAGCCAGGCTAATGGAGGCGCATTATAAATGTTTCCAAGATCCATCAGAAATGAACCAGCCTGAAGAGAAGGGTAAAGTGGACTCCAGCCAGCCAGAACGAGCTTCACGTAGGCCCCGCAGACAACGTAGCAGTGATGGACGTGACCTGTGCCATTTGTCCAATGGaatggaggaaggggaagagTTGCAGCCTAAGGAGAAGAGATCTAAATCAGCCAAGAAGAAGAAGCGATCCAAGACGAAGCAGGACAGGGAGCTTTCTCCCATAGACTTTGCAGTAGATCCCAATGAACCCACATACTGCTTGTGCAAGCAAGTGTCTTACGGGGAGATGATCGGATGTGACAatggacagtgtcccattgaatGGTTTCATTTTTCCTGTGTTGGACTTTCCTATAAACCCAAGGGAAAATGGTATTGCCCTCAGTGCAGAGGAGATAATGAGAAAACAATGGACAGAAGCACTgacaaaatgaaaaaagaaaggcggtCAAGGTAG